One region of Nothobranchius furzeri strain GRZ-AD chromosome 16, NfurGRZ-RIMD1, whole genome shotgun sequence genomic DNA includes:
- the oat gene encoding ornithine aminotransferase, mitochondrial, protein MKGIIQLSRVLGRAAPFFRRSIHSGPRPASALSSKARAERQFTPEEIYAREDKYGAHNYHPLPVALERGEGIYVWDVEGSRYYDFLSAYSAVNQGHCHPKIIAALTEQASKLTLTSRAFYNDVLGAYEEYITNLFGYDKVLPMNTGVEGGETACKLARKWAYNVKGVPKNQAKIIFANGNFWGRTMAAISSSTDPSSYEGFGPFMPGFELVPFNDIPALEKALQDPNVAAFMVEPIQGEAGVVVPDQGYLTKVRQLCTKYNVLWIADEVQTGLARTGRRLAVDHEGVRPDVVILGKALSGGTYPVSAVLCDDEIMLTIKPGEHGSTYGGNPVACQVAIASLEVLEKEKLAENAERMGEKLRSELNKLPKDIVTTVRGKGLLNAVVIKETKDYDAWKVCLRLRDNGLLAKPTHGDIIRLAPPLVIKEHEMHECIDIIQRTIMSF, encoded by the exons ATGAAGGGAATTATTCAATTGAGCCGCGTCCTGGGTCGTGCTGCTCCCTTTTTCCGTCGAAGCATCCACTCTGGACCTCGTCCTGCATCTGCTCTTTCTTCCAAGGCAAGGGCGGAACGTCAGTTCACCCCAGAGGAGATCTACGCCCGCGAGGACAAGTATGGAGCTCATAACTACCACCCCCTGCCTGTGGCCTTGGAGCGAGGGGAGG GGATCTATGTGTGGGATGTTGAAGGGAGCCGGTATTATGACTTCCTCAGCGCTTACAGTGCAGTAAACCAGGGACACTGCCACCCTAAGATCATTGCCGCCCTCACAGAGCAGGCCTCTAAACTCACCCTGACCTCCAGAGCCTTCTACAACGATGTGCTGGGAGCGTACGAGGAGTAcatcaccaacctgtttggttatGACAAAGTTTTACCCATGAACACAG GGGTTGAAGGTGGTGAGACTGCCTGTAAGCTGGCCAGGAAGTGGGCCTACAACGTAAAGGGGGTTCCAAAGAATCAGGCAAAAATTATTTTTGCAA ATGGAAACTTCTGGGGCCGCACCATGGCAGCCATCTCCAGCTCCACTGATCCCAGCAGTTATGAGGGTTTTGGGCCATTCATGCCCGGCTTTGAGCTGGTCCCATTCAATGACATTCCTGCTCTGGAG AAAGCCCTCCAGGACCCAAACGTAGCAGCTTTCATGGTGGAGCCCATCCAGGGAGAAGCTGGAGTGGTGGTGCCCGACCAGGGCTACCTGACTAAAGTCAGACAACTTTGCACAAAATACAAT GTGTTGTGGATTGCAGATGAGGTGCAAACAGGCCTGGCCCGCACTGGTCGTCGTCTGGCTGTGGACCACGAGGGAGTCCGCCCAGATGTGGTGATTCTGGGTAAAGCTCTCTCTGGAGGAACCTACCCT GTGTCTGCCGTGCTGTGTGATGATGAAATAATGTTGACCATCAAGCCTGGGGAACACGGATCCACATATGGAGGAAACCCTGTAGCCTGTCAGGTTGCTATTGCATCACTGGAG GTGCTTGAGAAGGAGAAGCTTGCAGAAAATGCTGAAAGGATGGGAGAGAAGTTACGATCTGAGCTGAACAAACTTCCCAAAGACATTGTGACGACCGTTAGAGGGAAGGGCCTCCTCAATGCAGTCGTCATCAAGGAAACCAAAG ACTATGATGCCTGGAAGGTGTGCTTACGTCTCCGTGACAACGGACTGCTGGCCAAACCCACCCACGGCGACATCATTCGACTGGCCCCTCCTCTCGTCATCAAAGAGCATGAGATGCACGAGTGTATCGACATCATCCAGAGAACCATCATGTCCTTTTAA